From one Dermacentor silvarum isolate Dsil-2018 chromosome 3, BIME_Dsil_1.4, whole genome shotgun sequence genomic stretch:
- the LOC119445109 gene encoding uncharacterized protein LOC119445109 has translation MQRITSSKRGLNEEDLIRLVQALIMLARSRRWLPLVAALASGIVALCAQPGGTAGGASSTSTSSVRSSPDGEGREVTTGHPRGYYAFQKARRPQDRPPRVRKPPYHRANVHCPERVVYGRFSPRDTLCGDLNKGFIPLNPMGQRPQGEPYPFEVIKKKTLAFLSGTLPLLRKDPNLPKVARFAGRPPPGFAGNLFAVPPGHVFDYYHRRRGRRSLAASNFTQMTDIPHQWLQDTEREARGQRSYESTVQDLARNVNTTFRQLCQHGSGTLCTLYSALSTARVSTAVLQTILQMLTARTPTITDKVQAGAPGSSSSSSGSTTSGSSSSSGGSGSGTQSNLLNMLTYAADIINAISPDAAATTPAPPIVNRSPLTQVLSALTGATGTVSSASSPLVTVLDLMTSDSSPIKLLANVYSSTRKKSKPSDSAQQSSLENDVEGLPPTPCPSLEEYVTPTFARNYQGVWKYVVQIPHEGYLTQTVQQTKCMSSRCDFVDGGLCHESPRWVSLLVAEIFYPHAVFPTSSPQRRRAPHPAAAQPPSPYYPHPHPAPLLQQQQPPPPSVGDFHAFQQYLHRRVGADQQQAQSAQKQRPQEQRLQQQQQQSKRRSDGSPAGPRAAARSRSSSSSSTTATSSKDKCDGYDHVGCYIVRMYYDWFLVNGSCKCWKPSAKHVFTGGRR, from the exons atgcaacgaattaccagcagcaAGAGGGGACTCAATGAAGAGGACCTGATCcgactagtgcaggctctgatt ATGCTGGCACGCAGTCGTCGCTGGCTACCGCTCGTCGCCGCCCTCGCCTCCGGAATCGTGGCGCTCTGCGCTCAACCTGGCGGTACTGCCGGCGGTGCCTCGTCCACCTCGACGTCTTCGGTCAGGTCTTCTCCGGACGGCGAGGGCCGGGAGGTGACGACGGGACACCCTCGGGGCTACTACGCCTTCCAGAAGGCCCGGCGGCCCCAGGACCGCCCTCCGCGGGTGCGCAAGCCGCCCTACCACCGGGCGAACGTTCACTGTCCCGAGCGTGTGGTGTACGGTCGCTTCTCGCCGCGAGACACCCTCTGCGGAGATCTAAACAAAGGGTTCATCCCGCTCAACCCCATGGGCCAGAGACCACAGGGAGAACCGTACCCATT TGAGGTCATCAAGAAGAAGACCCTGGCGTTCCTGTCGGGCACGCTGCCGCTACTTCGCAAGGACCCAAACCTGCCCAAGGTGGCCAGGTTCGCTGGGAGGCCACCGCCGGGATTCGCGGGCAACCTGTTCGCCGTGCCACCTGGACACGTGTTCGACTACTACCACAG GAGGCGTGGTCGAAGGTCACTGGCAGCTTCTAACTTCACCCAAATGACTGACATCCCGCATCAGTGGCTTCAAGACACGGAACGCGAAGCGCGGGGTCAAAGGTCGTACGAGTCGACCGTGCAAGACCTAGCGCGCAACGTCAACACAACGTTTAGGCAGCTATGTCAGCACGGAAGTGGAAC GCTGTGCACGCTCTATTCGGCCCTATCAACGGCCAGGGTATCGACGGCCGTGTTGCAGACGATACTGCAGATGCTGACCGCCCGTACGCCCACCATCACGGACAAGGTACAGGCGGGCGCGCCTggctcttcgtcgtcgtcgtctggtTCCACCACTTCCGGATCGTCGTCCTCTTCCGGCGGAAGCGGAAGCGGCACCCAGAGCAACCTGCTCAACATGCTCACGTACGCGGCGGACATCATCAACGCCATCAGTCCGGACGCCGCGGCGACGACCCCTGCGCCGCCCATAGTCAACAG GTCGCCGCTGACGCAAGTACTTTCAGCGCTCACGGGCGCTACTGGCACGGTATCTTCCGCGTCCAGTCCTCTGGTGACCGTCCTGGACCTGATGACCAGTGACAGCTCGCCCATCAAGCTGCTGGCCAACGTGTACAGCAGCACGCGCAAGAAGTCCAAGCCGTCCGACTCGGCGCAGCAGTCCAGCCTTGAGAACGACGTCGAGGGTCTGCCGCCAACGCCGTGTCCCTCGCTCGAGGAGTACGTTACGCCCACGTTCGCGCGCAACTACCAGGGCGTCTGGAAGTACGTGGTACAGATACCGCACGAAGGGTACCTCACCCAGACCGTGCAGCAGACCAAGTGCAT GTCGAGCAGGTGCGACTTCGTCGACGGGGGCCTCTGCCACGAGTCCCCGCGCTGGGTGAGCCTGCTGGTGGCCGAGATCTTCTACCCGCACGCCGTGTTTCCCACGAGTTCTCCGCAGCGCCGCCGAGCGCCGCATCCAGCTGCcgcgcagccgccgtcgccgtACTATCCTCACCCACACCCGGCGCCcttgctgcagcagcagcagccgccgccgccttcGGTCGGCGACTTCCACGCGTTCCAGCAGTACTTGCACCGTCGCGTGGGCGCCGACCAGCAGCAGGCGCAGTCGGCGCAGAAACAGCGACCTCAGGAACAGaggttgcagcagcagcagcagcagtccaAGAGGCGCAGCGACGGCTCTCCTGCGGGACCCAGGGCTGCGGCGAGGTcccggtcgtcgtcgtcgtcttcgacgACGGCGACGTCGTCCAAGGACAAGTGCGACGGCTACGACCACGTCGGCTGCTACATCGTCCGCATGTACTACGACTGGTTCCTCGTCAACGGTTCGTGCAAGTGCTGGAAGCCCAGTGCGAAGCACGTCTTCACGGGAGGTCGCCGGTGA